GCTCAAGGTGAGAAGGAAGAACCCCAGACGCACACTAAAGAAGAGAACCTCCTCCACGGCATCCAATGGCGGCAGCATGGTAAACATCCGCCCCAGGTGTTTGGTACGCAGAGCGTGCTCCTGAAAGGCAGAGAGCAGAGCCAGAATCGCGGCCACGCTCAAAATGCCATAGGCCACCATGGAAAGAACCATGTGGGATACCAGCCAGGGATCGACCATCTCCCTCAACGGCACCTCCTGGCTTGGCAACAGCTGGGAAACCAGAAGCAGGATCAACATCAGCGGTAGCAGCAACACCCCGACCGAGCGGGCTTCCTGGCGACGCAAGCGCCATCCGGCCAAATAGAGAAAACCCAATACCAGTGCCAACCATTCCAGAGAGATGGAAAGATTAAACGGCATCTGGCCCTGGCTTTCAGCCACCTGGGGGACAATGATCCCCACCTGGGCCAACCAGCCACCAGCCACCAGCCACCACGGAATGACAGCGGGGTGATAGCTGCCCCTCAGGTGATTCAAAATGACCAGAGCAGCCCCAATGCCATAGCCGCCCACCGCCGCCCAGAACAAATACTCGGTCATGCCCCGCTCCCGAAAATGGAATCCCCGGTTGACAAAAGGGTATCCGTTTTTTCTACTCCATTCATCATGAAAATCATAGAGCCTATTGATGAAAGATCTCTCTGCCCCATGATCGTGGTGGCGGCAGGCCAGGGACACCGCTTTGGTGGCGAACGCCCCAAGCAGTATATTGAGCTTGGGGGCAAGCCTATTCTTTACCATACCCTGGCCCATCTCCACGGCACGCCTCTCATTCCCTATATCCTGCCGGTGATCGCCCCGGATGGAAAAGAACTCTGGGAAGAGTGGATCGGCCCCCATCTGTCGACACTGCCCAAGGTGCTGCCGCCGGTATTGGGTGGTGTGGAGCGTCAGGATTCGGTCTATCTGGCCCTGAAGCGCCTACAGTCCGATTCACCGGAAGAGGGGATGAACACCCCACCGGAGTGGATCGGGATCCATGACGGAGTCCGCCCCCTGGTTTACCCGTCTCTCCTGGCCAGGCTACTGGATGCCCGAAAGGAGAGTGACGCCCTCATCGCCGCCATTCCCGCCCAGGATACCGTGAAACAGGTAAACGCCGAAGGCGCTATCGAAAAAACCCTCGACCGCTCTACCCTGTGGCTGGCTCAAACCCCTCAAATTTTCCGTTACCGGTTGATTATGGATGCCCACGAGCAAGCCAGGCGCGATCATTATACAGGTACCGACGATGCCTCTCTGTTGGAACGGCTGGGTATTCAACCCAAAGTGGTGACGGGGGATGCCCGCAACCTCAAGATTACCCGACCCGAGGAGCGCCATCTGGCGGAATTTCTCTTGCAGCAGGAGATATCATGAATATACGCGTGGGACAGGGGTTCGACGTACACCGCTGGATCGATGGCAGACCCTTGATGTTGGGAGGGGTACACATTCCCCACCATCAGGGGCTGTTAGGTCATTCCGATGCCGACGTGCTGATCCATGCCCTGATGGACGCCCTCCTGGGAGCTGCAGGCTTGGGAGATATCGGACAACATTTTCCTGACAGCGACAGCCGCTATAAAGGGATCGACAGCTGCAAGCTCATGGCCCACGTCCACGCTCTCCTTAAAGAAAGGGGCTATCGACCGGTCAATCTGGATAGCACCATCATCTGCCAAAAACCGAAGCTGGCCCCCTTTATGCCCCAGATGCGCCGCATCCTGGCGGATATTCTGGAAATCACTCCGGATGAGATCAACATCAAAGCGACCACCACCGAAAAGTTGGGCTTTACCGGTCGCAACGAAGGGGTCGCCGCCATGGCCACGGTGTTGATCCAACGTGTGGCAGATAGCGACGCAACTCTTTGATCGAATGTTTTTTTTGACCGAAGATCCGAGCCAGGATCAGGAAGGGAATTTATTATGCTGCTAAATATCCATTTTTACCGTATCCTCAAAAACTATAAATAATACGCATTCAGTCAAAAATTTTCTGGAGAACCCCATCATGACCACCACCGGCTCCCAAACACCCCGGAAGCCACTGACACCAGCGGACAACCTCGACAATCGGCGAGGACATCAACGTCGCTCCTCCCGCTCCCGGGGCATGCTGATCCACGAAGGTTTGGGCTATCCGGTCTCTCTGGTGGATATCAGCTTGAAGGGATTTGGCATTCTCTCCAAAACCCAGCCGATCATGCCTGGTGAGATGGTTACCCTGGAGCTTTCGGGAGAGTATGGCGCCAACGCCTTTTCCTGCTTTGTGGTCTATTGCAAAGAACAGATGGATGGCTTCCTGATTGGTCTTTCAGTCTACTCCCCCATACCGATCTGACCCCTCTGATCCCAACACAACGCCCTTCCCCAGTCCCACTGAACCCAGGATTGACCCTTTCCGGCCAGCCTCCTGAAAAACCAACCAGCCTCCCGAGAGTCGCTTCATTGGGTTCATTTTTTCTTCCAGGCGCCATCCGGGGTCTGGATCCAATATTCCATGTCGCAGCCTCGATCCCGATAGTGGCGATAACGCTCCCGACTCATGGCCAGGGCGTTGGGATTGTCGCCATCGACAAAATCGATGATCAAGTCGAATCGTTGGGGATCCGGCAAAGGAATAGGGGCAGCCAGGATGGCCACCGTGGCCCCGTTCATATCCTGGGGGGTGGATGAGAGCAGCACCGGTTGCCGCTCGGCTTCATCCCGACCATGAATGCCGTGGGGCAAAAAACCGTCCACCGGTTCCCGCCACAACAGATCATCCAGGTGCATGGCGCGATGGCCATCTCCCGCGACCACACAGGATTTAAGTCCCTTTTCGAAAGCCTTGGTGGCAATTCGGGCCAAAGCGCGCTCCAGGGGAGTGGCTCCCAGCTGATAAAAACGGGCGGTCGGTTGGCCTTCCCGGCTGCGGGCCATGATGGATCACTCCAGAGGTTTTTTGACAAATTCACACAACAGCCGCACCCCAAACCCCACCGAACCCTTGGGAACATGAGGGCGTTTGCCGCTGGTATCCCAAGCGGTGCCAGCGATATCCAGGTGGGCCCAGGGACGTCCTTTTTCGACAAAACGGGAGAGGAAACAAGCCGCCGTGATGGTGCCCGCTGCCCGATCTCCTACGTTGCGAACATCCGCCACCAGCGATTTGATCTGCTCCTGGTAGCTATCAAAAAGAGGCAGTGGCCAAGCCCGCTCACCGCTCTTTTCACCAGCCTGTTGCAGGCGCGCCAAAAGATCCTGGTTATTGCCCATCAAACCACAGGCGTGCTGACCCAACGCCACCACACACGCGCCCGTCAGAGTCGCCAGATCGATGATGGTGTGGGGCTTGAAGCTTTCGGCGTGGTGCAGAGCGTCCGCCAATACCAAGCGACCCTCTGCATCGGTGTTGATCACCTCGACAAACACCCCCTTGGCGGTTTTGATGATGTCTCCCGGGCGCTGGGCCGTACCTGAAGGCATGTTTTCCGCCGCTGGGATAATCCCCACGACATTGATGGGGAGTTCCATCCCGGCGATGGCCCGCATAAAGCCCATCACCGTTCCACCACCGCTCATGTCAAACTTCATCTCCTCCATCTTGCCACCAGGCTTGAGGGAGATCCCCCCGGAGTCGAAGGTGACCGCCTTACCCACCACCGCCAGCAACGGGGCATCCCCCCCCTTGCGGTATTCCATGGTGATGAGCCGGGGAGGATTGGCGCTCCCCTGCCCCACGGCCAGAATGGCATTCATCCCCCGACGCTTGAGGCTTTTTTCTGCCAGGATGGTGGTCTTGATGCCATAGGCCTCCCCCAGCTTTTTGGCTTCGTTCGCCAACACTTCCGGGTTGAGCATATTGCCCGGTTGGTTACCCAGATCCCGGGCCAGGGCGACCCCTTGGGCGATTTGCTCCACCCGGGAGAGGCGCTTGGCCCATTTGTTTTCATTTTTTCCATCTACCGCCAGGGAGAGCTTTTTCAAGGAACCAGCGGGCTCTTCCTGGGTGTCCCGATAGTGGTCAAAGCGATAATTTCCCAGAAATGCCCCTTCGGTAAGAGCCGCCGCAGCCTGGGATCGTTTGATGCCATTGCATTTATCGAGAGCCAAAAGCAGACAGTAGCTCTTGATGGCGGATTTGCGCGCAAGCCCCATCAGCCGTCCCCCCACAGCCCGCCATGTTTCCAGGGTGATCCGATTTGGTTTGCCCAAACCAACGAGCAAAAGCCTGTTTGCCTTCAAACCGCTGTCGGAATCCAGGGGAATCATCAGGCTTTCACCGCTCTTCCCCAGCATCCATTGGGCTTTGAGCTGACGCTCCACTTCAGCGCTCACCCCCTCGCCGAGTTGTTGCAAAGCCTCCTGGGGCTCCCCCCCTTCAAAGACCCCGGCAACGATGGTATCCCCTTTCCAGGCAACGATTTCTCCGGCATAAAGATTCACGTTGAACGATTGCTTTTGCATCTTGCATTCCTCTCTTCACGATCAATCAGAGGCCCTCCTGATCCGCATCGGGGGCACTCTTCGTTGCATTCAGGGGCAGGTTCCCTATCGGCAAAGCTGCCACAATGATGTTAATATGGCCTGAAAAGCTGTTTCACCGAAATCGACAGGATCCATGAAGCGTCTTTCCAGATATCTATTTATCGAGTGCACCCTCTCCACGCTGATTGCCGTGATGGTGCTCACCTTTGTAATCCTGCTCCCCCAGGTGTTGCGCCTGGTGGACCTGTGGGTCAACAAAGGCGTGTCGGTTTCGATCCTGGGTCAGATGACCTTGCTGGTGGTGCCCAAGTTTTTAATGGCCAGCCTGCCCATGGCCCTCCTGATCGGTATTCTCCTGGCCCTGGGAAGACTCTCCCAGGATAGCGAGATCGTGGTCATGAAGGCTTGCGGGACCAGTCTCTATCAGATTGCCCGGCCCATTTCAATTTTAGTGTTACTGGTTACCGCGCTCTCATTGTGGCTCAACTGGATCGGTATTCCCCAATCCTCCCGACTCTTTTCCAGTCTGAAGGCCGCTGTGGTCTCCACCACGACGCTGGCCATCAAACCCCGCACCTTCAACCAGGCGATACCGGGGTTGACCATTTATGTCCACGAACAGGATCAAGGGGGCAAGCGATTGCAGGGGTTGTTGATCCACGACAACCGCAATCCCGACAGACCCGTCACCCTCACCGCCCAGAGCGGCCAGCTTCATCTCACGGCCGATGGGGAGAGTGCCCTTTTTCTGGAGCAGGGGGGCCGCCATCAAAAGCTGGCGGATGGGGGCTTCAGGCAGATGAACTTTGCCACCTATGATTTGGAACTGGGGGTCTCCTTGGGGCTGAAATTCCAAAAAAATGAAGAAAAGCTCGACCAGCTGGGGGTGATGGGGCTTGCCGCCATGATCCGGGAGGGAGATCCGGAACAGACCCACAAGGCCCGACTGCTCTGGCACCGCCGCCTGGCTCTGCCTACGGCAACCTTCATATTGGGACTTCTGGCTGTTCCCCTGGGTTTACAACAATCCCACCGCTCGGGACGGGGCTATGGTTTTGTGGTGGGGGTGTTGATTTTAATCCTCCACTCATTGCTATTGGCTCTGGGCGAAGCGACTGCCAAAAAACAGCTTGCCGATCCTCTGATCGGTTTTTGGACCCCCAATCTTCTCATGGCCCTTCTCACAGCCTACGTCATGCAGACCACGGCCCAGGGACGCTCCTTCAAGGCTGCCCAATGGCTGGCACAGGTTCTGCCGACTCTCCCCAGGCGGCTACTGCGCCCGGACTCCTCCTTCGGAAAAAACTGATCCCAGATGCCAGTTATCTTTCACTATCTCTTGCATCTTTTTTTGATGGGAATCCTCAAGGTCATGGGGATTTTTGTCGGTCTTTTTTTTCTCCTCGACGGCATGGAGTCGATCCGCCGCTATAGTCAGAAGGTCAACTTCAGCTGGCCGGACTGGATGTTGTTGATGGCCTTTCGGATCCCCACTTTTTTGATCCAGTTCATGCCCTCCATCGCCCTCCTGGCCACCCTGACCGTGCTGACCAAACTGGCCCGTCAAAATGAAATCACCGTAATGCGGGCCAGTGGTGTGCCCATCTATCGGATATTGATCCCCTTTTTGATGGGGGGGGTGATCATGGCCAGCCTGCATGTGGTGGTGCAGGATCAGATCGTCCCCCGCACCAATTCCGCAGCCAACCAGGTGGTCAACCACATCAAAAACACCCCGGCTGCCAGCAACGTGGAAACCGGTGAATTGTGGCTTCGGGATGGCCAACAAATCATTCATGCTGAGCAGACCTCGGTGGAAAATGGCGCACTGCTCAAGGTGACGGTTTTTAATTTTGATACCGATCATCGTCTTTTGAATCGGGTGGAAGCCCGAAAGGGGGAAGTTCGGGAGGATAAATGGTATCTGGTGGATGGGGTCGAATATACCATGGATGGCCAAACGCCCCCCCACCCCTTTCAGCATCGATTCTGGGAGGTCAACCTCAAGACCGGTCAGTTTGACCGCACCACACCACAACCCAAATATCTCTCCTTCAACCAGCTGTGGGCCTATGCCGACCGCTTGCAAAGCGAGGGGTATGACGCCACCCCCTACTGGGTGATGCTCCACCGTAAGCTGGCCGATCCGGCGGCGACCCTCTCTGCGGTGCTTTTGGCCTTTCCCTTTTCCCTGCGGATGCATCGTATGGGCGGGGGGACCAAATCCTTGTTGGCGGGTATATTGGCGGGGTTTGGCATGTTTGTGCTGGTGGATCTTTCCAGTGCTCTGGGCTTGGGAGGCCGCCTGCCTCCAGCTTTGGCAGCCTGGGCGCCGGTGGCCTTTTTCCT
The sequence above is a segment of the Magnetococcales bacterium genome. Coding sequences within it:
- the lptG gene encoding LPS export ABC transporter permease LptG, which codes for MPVIFHYLLHLFLMGILKVMGIFVGLFFLLDGMESIRRYSQKVNFSWPDWMLLMAFRIPTFLIQFMPSIALLATLTVLTKLARQNEITVMRASGVPIYRILIPFLMGGVIMASLHVVVQDQIVPRTNSAANQVVNHIKNTPAASNVETGELWLRDGQQIIHAEQTSVENGALLKVTVFNFDTDHRLLNRVEARKGEVREDKWYLVDGVEYTMDGQTPPHPFQHRFWEVNLKTGQFDRTTPQPKYLSFNQLWAYADRLQSEGYDATPYWVMLHRKLADPAATLSAVLLAFPFSLRMHRMGGGTKSLLAGILAGFGMFVLVDLSSALGLGGRLPPALAAWAPVAFFLGIGGFLLNHLANPHHGR
- a CDS encoding DNA polymerase III subunit chi, which codes for MARSREGQPTARFYQLGATPLERALARIATKAFEKGLKSCVVAGDGHRAMHLDDLLWREPVDGFLPHGIHGRDEAERQPVLLSSTPQDMNGATVAILAAPIPLPDPQRFDLIIDFVDGDNPNALAMSRERYRHYRDRGCDMEYWIQTPDGAWKKK
- a CDS encoding 2-C-methyl-D-erythritol 2,4-cyclodiphosphate synthase — its product is MNIRVGQGFDVHRWIDGRPLMLGGVHIPHHQGLLGHSDADVLIHALMDALLGAAGLGDIGQHFPDSDSRYKGIDSCKLMAHVHALLKERGYRPVNLDSTIICQKPKLAPFMPQMRRILADILEITPDEINIKATTTEKLGFTGRNEGVAAMATVLIQRVADSDATL
- a CDS encoding PilZ domain-containing protein, producing MTTTGSQTPRKPLTPADNLDNRRGHQRRSSRSRGMLIHEGLGYPVSLVDISLKGFGILSKTQPIMPGEMVTLELSGEYGANAFSCFVVYCKEQMDGFLIGLSVYSPIPI
- the lptF gene encoding LPS export ABC transporter permease LptF, which gives rise to MKRLSRYLFIECTLSTLIAVMVLTFVILLPQVLRLVDLWVNKGVSVSILGQMTLLVVPKFLMASLPMALLIGILLALGRLSQDSEIVVMKACGTSLYQIARPISILVLLVTALSLWLNWIGIPQSSRLFSSLKAAVVSTTTLAIKPRTFNQAIPGLTIYVHEQDQGGKRLQGLLIHDNRNPDRPVTLTAQSGQLHLTADGESALFLEQGGRHQKLADGGFRQMNFATYDLELGVSLGLKFQKNEEKLDQLGVMGLAAMIREGDPEQTHKARLLWHRRLALPTATFILGLLAVPLGLQQSHRSGRGYGFVVGVLILILHSLLLALGEATAKKQLADPLIGFWTPNLLMALLTAYVMQTTAQGRSFKAAQWLAQVLPTLPRRLLRPDSSFGKN
- a CDS encoding leucyl aminopeptidase is translated as MQKQSFNVNLYAGEIVAWKGDTIVAGVFEGGEPQEALQQLGEGVSAEVERQLKAQWMLGKSGESLMIPLDSDSGLKANRLLLVGLGKPNRITLETWRAVGGRLMGLARKSAIKSYCLLLALDKCNGIKRSQAAAALTEGAFLGNYRFDHYRDTQEEPAGSLKKLSLAVDGKNENKWAKRLSRVEQIAQGVALARDLGNQPGNMLNPEVLANEAKKLGEAYGIKTTILAEKSLKRRGMNAILAVGQGSANPPRLITMEYRKGGDAPLLAVVGKAVTFDSGGISLKPGGKMEEMKFDMSGGGTVMGFMRAIAGMELPINVVGIIPAAENMPSGTAQRPGDIIKTAKGVFVEVINTDAEGRLVLADALHHAESFKPHTIIDLATLTGACVVALGQHACGLMGNNQDLLARLQQAGEKSGERAWPLPLFDSYQEQIKSLVADVRNVGDRAAGTITAACFLSRFVEKGRPWAHLDIAGTAWDTSGKRPHVPKGSVGFGVRLLCEFVKKPLE
- the ispD gene encoding 2-C-methyl-D-erythritol 4-phosphate cytidylyltransferase; amino-acid sequence: MKIIEPIDERSLCPMIVVAAGQGHRFGGERPKQYIELGGKPILYHTLAHLHGTPLIPYILPVIAPDGKELWEEWIGPHLSTLPKVLPPVLGGVERQDSVYLALKRLQSDSPEEGMNTPPEWIGIHDGVRPLVYPSLLARLLDARKESDALIAAIPAQDTVKQVNAEGAIEKTLDRSTLWLAQTPQIFRYRLIMDAHEQARRDHYTGTDDASLLERLGIQPKVVTGDARNLKITRPEERHLAEFLLQQEIS
- the ccsA gene encoding cytochrome c biogenesis protein CcsA, which codes for MTEYLFWAAVGGYGIGAALVILNHLRGSYHPAVIPWWLVAGGWLAQVGIIVPQVAESQGQMPFNLSISLEWLALVLGFLYLAGWRLRRQEARSVGVLLLPLMLILLLVSQLLPSQEVPLREMVDPWLVSHMVLSMVAYGILSVAAILALLSAFQEHALRTKHLGRMFTMLPPLDAVEEVLFFSVRLGFFLLTLSILTGAVFSKQFLGVYFAFSHKVIFSWATWLVFGSLLLGRHYQGWRGGRAVRFTLSGYGFLALAWLGVKFVTEFVLGGSGLN